In Paenibacillus sp. BIC5C1, a genomic segment contains:
- the glgA gene encoding glycogen synthase GlgA — MNILFAAAEVHPFIKTGGLADVIGALPQALKKSGADVRVILPKYKGIPDEYKEAMEPVITTDVPLGWRRPYCGVEMLVHDGIPVYFVDNEYYFGRDGVYGYMDDGERFAFFNRAVLEVLPQLEFKPDVLHSHDWHAGMIPLLLEAHYAHDPFYSEMRTVFTIHNLLYQGVFPHDLFSDLLELDDRYFTVDGAEYYGNVNFLKAGVVFADHVTTVSPTYAKEVQTSYYGYGLDGLLSSLGDRFSGIVNGIDTKSYNPAADNKIAVKYRTSLSKKIENKIELQKELGLPVRPDAPLMVMVTRLVDSKGLDLVCRVLDELLYYDDIQFAVLGTGDPAYEHWFREAANRYPLKMSAQITFNDGLSRRFYAGSDLFLMPSRFEPCGISQLLALRYGSVPLVRETGGLNDTVQAYNEFSGEGNGFSFTSFNAHDMMNTIRRAEEFYRQPDHWKKIVKNAMSGDYSWNVSAEEYMDIYRRITLESV; from the coding sequence ATGAATATTCTATTTGCTGCTGCTGAAGTACATCCATTTATCAAAACAGGAGGCCTTGCTGACGTCATCGGCGCATTACCACAGGCATTAAAGAAGAGTGGGGCAGATGTTCGTGTCATTCTACCCAAATATAAGGGCATTCCGGATGAGTATAAAGAGGCAATGGAGCCTGTCATCACGACAGATGTTCCTCTTGGTTGGCGCAGACCGTATTGTGGAGTAGAGATGCTGGTCCATGACGGGATTCCTGTCTACTTTGTGGACAATGAATACTATTTTGGACGGGATGGCGTGTATGGTTATATGGATGACGGAGAGCGTTTTGCCTTCTTCAACCGTGCTGTTCTCGAGGTGTTGCCGCAACTTGAATTCAAGCCGGATGTGCTGCACAGTCACGATTGGCACGCGGGTATGATTCCTTTACTACTGGAAGCTCACTATGCTCATGATCCTTTTTACAGTGAAATGAGGACGGTTTTTACGATACATAACCTGTTATATCAAGGTGTGTTTCCACATGATTTATTCAGTGATCTGCTTGAGCTGGATGATCGGTATTTCACGGTGGATGGGGCAGAATATTATGGCAATGTCAATTTCCTGAAAGCAGGAGTCGTTTTTGCGGATCATGTAACAACCGTCAGCCCTACCTACGCCAAGGAAGTACAAACCTCCTACTATGGCTATGGTCTGGATGGATTGCTCAGTTCATTGGGGGATCGTTTCAGTGGGATTGTTAACGGTATTGATACCAAGAGTTACAACCCCGCAGCGGACAATAAAATTGCGGTTAAATACAGAACCAGCCTGTCCAAGAAAATCGAGAACAAGATCGAGCTGCAAAAGGAATTAGGATTGCCAGTACGTCCGGATGCTCCACTTATGGTGATGGTTACAAGGCTAGTGGATTCCAAAGGTTTGGATTTGGTATGTCGTGTATTGGATGAATTATTGTACTATGACGATATTCAATTCGCTGTATTGGGTACCGGGGATCCGGCTTATGAGCACTGGTTCCGCGAGGCAGCTAATCGTTATCCGCTGAAAATGTCTGCTCAGATTACCTTCAATGATGGGTTATCCCGCCGTTTCTATGCCGGCAGTGATCTATTCTTGATGCCATCGAGGTTCGAGCCATGTGGCATTAGCCAATTGCTTGCACTCCGTTATGGCAGTGTGCCACTTGTCCGGGAAACAGGGGGTCTGAACGATACGGTGCAGGCATACAATGAATTCAGCGGTGAGGGGAATGGATTCTCTTTTACCAGCTTTAACGCCCATGATATGATGAACACCATTCGTCGTGCAGAAGAATTTTACCGTCAGCCAGATCACTGGAAAAAGATTGTAAAAAATGCAATGAGCGGAGACTACAGCTGGAACGTCTCAGCTGAAGAGTATATGGATATTTATCGCCGCATAACACTTGAATCTGTATAA
- the glgB gene encoding 1,4-alpha-glucan branching protein GlgB, whose protein sequence is MLYLFSGEEGDLLAIQPLTNPEISPEHIYLFHEGNLHHSYRIMGAQPAIEDHRQGYRFTVWAPNATEVGLALDRNGWKGEQEPLYKIPDSGFWSRFIPEISEGTLYKFRILTEDGTELLKADPYAFQAEVRPRTASVTSSIEGYKWNDGAWRRKQRGVYNKPLHIYEMHAGTWKRKEDGTLYSYRELADLLVPYLLEMKYTHVEMMPLSEHPYDLSWGYQNTGFFAPTSRYGQPKDLMYLVDTLHQAGIGVLLDWVPAHFAKDAHGLRLFDGTPLYEYADPLLAERPGWGTLSFDYSKPEIRSFLISNALYWMEMYHFDGLRVDAVTSMLKLDFEKQPGQYRTNNEGGLENKEAVAFLQQLNETVFKYFPYALMMAEESSAWPMVTSPVDQGGLGFNYKWNMGWMNDTLDYMESDFHERPSKHHLLTFPVVYSFAENYVLPLSHDEVVHGKKSLLDKMPGTYEQKFAGMRAFMGYFMTFPGKKLLFMGGEFGQFIEWKDEDQLDWFLLNYDSHRKLHKFERELSELYFGEKALWELDHSFDGYEWITPDDHDQSVISYVRKGKKPTDTLLVLINFQPVKRERYRIGVMRPGMYTEVLNSDHSDYGGSGIINDMQLTTEKIPFHGQPHSLEVVLPPLSVVILKKNTRRKTDALPLKVQSVRAKASTTKTSKTTNGTTVKPKRRTKA, encoded by the coding sequence ATGTTATATCTATTTTCTGGAGAAGAAGGTGATCTCTTGGCCATTCAACCGTTAACAAACCCGGAAATTTCGCCGGAGCACATTTATTTGTTTCATGAAGGAAACCTTCATCACAGTTATCGAATAATGGGCGCACAGCCTGCGATCGAGGATCATCGTCAGGGGTATCGTTTTACCGTGTGGGCTCCGAATGCCACAGAAGTCGGACTGGCTTTAGACCGTAATGGTTGGAAAGGTGAACAGGAACCTTTATATAAGATACCCGATTCTGGATTTTGGAGTCGTTTTATTCCGGAAATCAGTGAAGGAACTTTATACAAATTCCGTATATTAACGGAAGATGGTACTGAATTGCTCAAAGCGGACCCTTATGCTTTTCAGGCCGAAGTTCGTCCGCGTACGGCCTCTGTCACCAGCTCCATTGAAGGTTACAAATGGAATGATGGCGCATGGAGACGCAAACAACGAGGTGTGTATAACAAACCTTTACATATTTATGAAATGCACGCTGGAACCTGGAAACGGAAAGAAGACGGAACTCTCTACAGTTATCGTGAACTTGCGGACTTGCTTGTTCCTTATTTATTGGAGATGAAATATACCCATGTTGAGATGATGCCCCTGAGTGAGCATCCTTACGACCTTTCGTGGGGCTATCAGAATACAGGATTTTTTGCTCCAACTAGCCGTTATGGGCAACCTAAAGATCTGATGTATCTGGTTGATACGCTACATCAGGCAGGCATAGGTGTGTTGCTCGATTGGGTCCCCGCACATTTTGCCAAGGATGCTCATGGCTTGCGTTTGTTTGATGGAACGCCTTTGTATGAATATGCAGATCCATTGTTAGCAGAGAGACCAGGTTGGGGCACACTTAGCTTTGACTACTCTAAACCTGAAATTCGTTCGTTTTTGATCTCTAATGCGTTGTACTGGATGGAGATGTACCATTTCGACGGACTTCGAGTCGATGCCGTAACCAGTATGCTTAAGTTGGATTTTGAAAAGCAGCCAGGACAATACCGAACGAATAACGAAGGTGGCCTGGAAAACAAGGAAGCTGTTGCTTTTTTGCAGCAGTTGAATGAAACAGTCTTCAAGTACTTTCCCTATGCGTTGATGATGGCAGAAGAATCCAGTGCATGGCCAATGGTTACTTCTCCAGTAGATCAGGGTGGGTTAGGTTTCAACTACAAATGGAACATGGGTTGGATGAACGATACACTTGATTACATGGAATCGGATTTTCACGAACGTCCTTCCAAACATCATTTGCTGACATTCCCGGTCGTATACTCCTTTGCTGAAAATTACGTGCTTCCTCTGTCTCATGACGAGGTCGTTCATGGCAAAAAGTCGCTCCTAGACAAGATGCCAGGAACATACGAGCAGAAGTTTGCCGGCATGCGTGCCTTCATGGGGTACTTTATGACATTCCCAGGCAAAAAACTGCTGTTTATGGGTGGAGAATTTGGCCAGTTTATCGAATGGAAAGATGAAGATCAACTGGACTGGTTTTTGCTGAACTACGACAGTCACCGTAAACTCCACAAGTTTGAACGGGAACTGTCCGAGTTATACTTTGGCGAAAAAGCTTTGTGGGAGCTTGATCATTCCTTTGACGGTTATGAATGGATCACTCCGGATGATCATGACCAAAGTGTCATTTCATATGTGCGCAAAGGAAAAAAACCTACGGATACACTCCTTGTGCTCATTAACTTTCAGCCGGTCAAGCGGGAGCGTTACCGGATTGGTGTCATGCGTCCCGGTATGTATACCGAAGTTCTGAACAGTGATCATTCCGATTACGGCGGATCAGGCATTATCAATGATATGCAGCTTACTACTGAAAAGATTCCTTTTCATGGGCAACCACATAGTTTGGAAGTTGTTCTGCCACCGCTAAGCGTAGTTATTCTAAAAAAGAACACACGTCGGAAAACGGATGCATTGCCCCTTAAAGTTCAATCCGTCAGAGCAAAAGCCAGTACCACGAAAACCAGTAAAACAACAAACGGCACTACAGTTAAACCCAAAAGGAGGACGAAGGCATGA